In Bos indicus x Bos taurus breed Angus x Brahman F1 hybrid chromosome 23, Bos_hybrid_MaternalHap_v2.0, whole genome shotgun sequence, the genomic window CCGTCCTGGTGGGAAAGTGTCGTCGCCTtgaaaagagagggaaagggaaaggaagtggttggggggaggggaattGGTGGAGCCGAGAGGCCGCGCGGCGCAACAAGTCTGGACAGCGGGGACCCAAGCCCCCTCTGCTCGGCCAGTAACGTTGACTCCCTCAGGAAGGCTTGGGGAAGTGCTCTAATCCCTGTATTCCCTGGAAATTTGGGCTGCATATAATTTACTGCAATCCGCACAATCCACTCAGGGACTATCCCAGTGTTGGCTTCCAGCCCTTGCAGCGCCGAGTTCCCAGTGCGGCTCCCTCTCCTCCGCAAGACTGCGCCCCAGTGCTCTTCCAGGCTTCCTCTCTGCAGGTTCCTCCCAATTCTCTCTACCATTCTCTGGTCAGGGGGCGGAGTCGTACCTCCTCTCCTGTTCCTTTAAGAGGCGTCGGCTCCTCCCCTTTTGGAGTCGCCGTCTGACGCGGGATGACAGCAGCGAGTTCGGTATGTCTATGCAAATAAGCGCCCCCTGTGGGCCAATGGGGAGCGGAGGTGCCGGAACCGCGGACCAATGGGGCGGGGGTGCAGGGGCTCACCATATAAGGAGCGGCCTCGCCATAAAAGGAAACATTGTATCTCTTTATATGGGGGGAAGGGTCGGGGGATCCCTCGCCGCCAGCGCGTGGTCCCGGCCCCCTCCACCCGCCGTCTCGGCCGCGGCCGGCAGCCCCTGCCCCCCGGGGGACGCTGACGGCCGCCGGGCGCGCCGCCCTAGCGTACGGACAGGGGGCGCTCCGCGCGGCCTGGGGCAACCCGGGCCACAGGGGCAGGAAAGTGAGGGCCCAGGTCGGCCCGGGCGTGCAGGGGCCCCGGGTTCGCAGCGGTAACGGCGGCAGCGATAGCGGCATTAGCAGCAGCGGGAGCACCGGGTTGAACCGGGAAGCcgatggcggcggcggcggcggctccgaTTCCTCGCTGACTGCCCGTCCGCCCTCCTGCATTGAGCGCCATGTTACCGAGCCAAGCTGGGGCCGCGGCGGCGCTGGGCCGGGGCTCAGCCCTGGGGGGCAGCCTGAACCGGACGCCGACGGGGCGGCCGGGCGGTGGAGGCGGCGGGACTCGAGGGGCTAACGGGGGCCGGGTCCCCGGGAACGGCGCGGGGCTCGGGCCGGGCCGCCTTGAGCGGGAGGCTGCAGCAGCAGCGACAACCACCCCGGCGCCCACCGCAGGGGCCCTCTACAGCGGCAGCGAGGGTGACTCGGAGTCGGGCGAAGAGGAGGAGCTGGGCGCCGAGCGGCGCGGCCTGAAGCGGAGCCTGAGCGAGATGGAGCTCGGTGTGGTGGTCGGTGGGcccgaggcggcggcggcggccacgGGGGGCTACGGGCCGGTGAGCGGCGCGGTGAGCGGGGCCAAGCCGGGTAAGAAGACTCGGGGCCGCGTGAAGATCAAGATGGAGTTCATCGACAACAAGCTGCGGCGCTACACGACCTTCAGCAAGAGGAAGACGGGCATCATGAAGAAGGTACCGGGCTGGGAGGCTGGCCGGCCAACGGGAGCCCGGGAGGGTGGGGACGCGTAAGGGGAGCCCGGGAGGAAGGCAGAGCCGAGGCGGAGGTGAGAGGCGGCGAGTCCGCAGGAGGTGTGTGGGAGGGGTTGACTGTTGCCCCGGGAGGGTGAAAGGGGAGGGGCCGCCAGGGaaatgtggggagaggggagatgcCGCGAATGTCCGGAAAAGAGAGGAAAGGCGCCGAGGTGGGAGTGACGGGCGCGAGAGAGGAACACGGCCCTTGCAGAGCGGAGGAGTGAAGAGTGGTGATGGGAGGCTGCGGGGCTCCCGGGGAGGTGGTGAATGAAGCCGGGGGGTCAGTAGGTCCAGTGCTCTCTGGTGTTCCGGGGAAGGCGCCGGAAAAGCAGGGAACAGATAAGAAGGTATGGGGGCGAGGAGGCTGGAGCTGTGTAACAACAATGAGCGAACATGTGTGGGAGGAAGGTGGGCATCGCTAGAGTGGTGTTGGATGGAAGGACGGGCAGGGCTGATGACCGAATGGGGCTCAAGAGCCCCAGTTAAAGGAGCAGGGCAGGAAAACGGATGCTACCCTGAGCATCAGAAACCAAGTCCTGCGATGGCCATGAGTCTTCATGCATCTACTGGAAGCCGGCACACTCCCTGCAGGACAGGCCTCAGAACCATTTGCCCTTGGGATAAGTGGGATTTCCAGCCCTAGGGAAAAATCGGTGCACGGAGTTTGGGGAGAAGGTTTGCAGAGGTACCTAGCAATGCCTCCTCTTCTAGCTGATTATCCAGTgaaaagaatgaggaaaggaGTCATTTTGGGGCTATAGAAGATATGGAAAGGAATGGAAGCAGAGAAACCGGGAAACAAGAAGCTCGAACTCTGGAAACATTGGCCGGTGTTTATATCCAATCTCATATAGAAACCAAGGCTGCTTCCAGTGGTTTGTGGAACTTTATTGGGAGTGAGGATGCCACCTATGGGGCCATCCTTGAAGGCCCCTTCCTGGCTTTATGGCAgggtcaattcagtcgctcagttaatgtccgactctttgtgaccccatggactgcagcacaccaggcttccctgtctatcaccaactcccgtagcttgcttaaactcatgtccatcaagtctgtatTATGGCAGGGTAGTAGTTGCTAATCTAGCTGCCATCTCCCATCACTCCAGACACTGTTGTATCgagacaaagaaagtgaaaaaagggaGCAGAGTTCTATAGAGCAGGACAAAATGGCAACAGGTTAGTGCCTGTGCAGTTTCTGGAAAGAAATATGGGACATTTAGAGTTTAGGTGGCTCCTTATCCCTGACATCTATGTGACATTCAGTGTAGTAGCGACTTCATCCTGGTCCCTGTGATGGTGAGGAGGTGTTGGGAGCCATCTCTTCATGAGGCTCTGGCACCAAGCTGTAGTGAGGAGCAGCTCCCTGGGCCACTCTGTGTCTGCTGAGGTTATATGCTCTGTCACCAGAGCTGTGACTATTTGCTTGGGGTATCTGCTGGTCAGTGGGGCTGTTCCTCAAAGGAGGGGCATGGGGTTTTTCTTCTACTCTTCAGCTAACCTTCAGATATCCTTCAGACAGGACCCCCTTAGAGTCACTGGAGAGGAAGGTCATTATTGGAGTGGGAGCTTGAGATCACTGTATACTTCCTCTTTCCTACTAGCCAAGGAAGGTAGCAATTAAACATGTTGCTGTTCTACCCATCTCCTCCCCCCTACCCTCAGGCCTATGAGCTGTCCACGCTGACAGGGACACAGGTGCTGTTGCTGGTGGCCAGTGAGACAGGCCATGTGTATACCTTTGCCACCCGCAAACTGCAGCCCATGATCACCAGTGAGACTGGCAAGGCACTGATTCAGACCTGCCTCAACTCGCCAGACTCTCCACCCCGCTCAGACCCCACCACAGACCAGAGAATGAGTGCCACCGGCTTTGAAGAGACAGACCTCACCTACCAGGTGTCGGAGTCCGACAGCAGTGGGGAGACCAAGGTGTGTTTGGGTCTCCTGTctgaggggaaggaaggggagggaccTGACCAGCAGAGAGGGGAAGAAGGGGTCTTTCTCCCTTAGCCTGGACAGGTGGATAGGTGCCTACTGATGTGGAGTGGAGCCGGGTTAGTGCCCCGCATCTTAGGGTACAGGTGTCCATCCTTGCTATCCTGACAGGAGGCCGGCCCCCTAGATAAGCGGGCGGCCTCCGTGCCCATATAAGGCCGGCTCCGGCTCCACGCCGGCCTCCCGCCTGCAGCCCGCCTGCCTGGCAGGGCTCTTGCATTCCTCCCGCCAGCTGTCTccctgctgggggcgggggcgtcGTTTAGCCCTGCCCTCCTGGCTGACTGGGTCGCCCGGGAATAGGAAGGGAGCACTTATGGGTTCCAGGGTCCTGGGAAGCCAGCACTGTCAGCAGGCCGGCTGATTGGCTACGCTGGAGACTACCTTACTAGCCAGCCGCCTGCCCCTTCAGGATGTCCGGGCCTGCGCACGTTAGGGAGTGTATTCACTCGGCTGTTAGGGATGCCGGCCCTGGTTACGCCTCCCCCTTCCTTTTCCCGGTAAGGAGAGGGGGCGGGGCTTCCTCCTCTTACTGCTCTCGGGAGCCCCACCTTCCGGGTGGCCCTTCACGAACTGGCCAATCGGAGGAAGCGGCACTGTTTGCCTTAGCAACGCCTCCGCCAATCAGGGGCTTCGAGCTCCACTGCTTCGCCAACGTCCGGCGCTGACCCACCTCCAGGATCTGAACCCCCCTCAGTTCTCTGGGCTTGGTTCTCAGCTCGTGGCTTTCTCCTTCTTCTAAGAACAAAGGTTCCCTGAGGGGAGAGTCCGTGTTCTAGACTCTCCAATATTTTAGTGGTAGGGTTAGTTTATTCCCAGGAcattttgctgaatgaataaagtcTTTGGTGCTTCATTGCCAGACCCCTCAAGATCGCTCTCAAACCCTAAGTTCCCTGAAAAACTGAGAAACCTATCTCAGAAGCAGGATCTGGGAGAGGCTCACCACTCCATCTTTACTCTGGGTGTAGGATACACTGAAGCCGGCGTTTACCGTCACCAACCTGCCGGGTACCACCTCCACCATCCAGACAGCACCCAGCACCTCTACCACCATGCAAGTCAGCAGCGGCCCCTCCTTTCCCATCACCAACTACCTGGCACCAGTGTCTGCTAGCGTCAGCCCCAGCGCTGTCAGCAGTGCCAACGGGACTGTGCTGAAGAGTACGGGCAGTGGCCCCGTTTCCTCCGGAGGCCTCATGCAGCTGCCTACCAGCTTCACCCTCATGCCCGGTGAGTCACAAGGGGCAAACTGAGCATTCTAAGAGTGGGTTTAGGGCTGGTGCAAGGAGAATGTCTTTTCTTACTCAGAAGGAGGATGGACAGGGGCCAGAGCCTGAGAGAAGCCTCTTATGTCCCATTGGTAGATATGCCCCTCCCCACTGGGACTTGAACTGTCCTTGTCAGTAGATTTCCACCATACACTCGGGCCTTGCCTAGCAAGCCCAGCCCTGTGCCCCCACTGCCACAGGGATAGGAGACATTCTACCACTTCCCTACCTTGATTGGAAGGCACATTGTGTCCTTGATGGATGGGTGCCTGCTCCTGTGTCAACCAAAGAGGGTAGAGGCAGGTTCTGGGGcaggggaaagagggaagggcAAGAACAGAATATGGAACCCCCTGGAGATAAGATTCTGGACCTCAGGGGCCCCTTTGGCTCTCAGGAAGGATAGTGATGGGAGTTGGGGATAGAATGGCAGCCCCTGGGCCTGGGGGTGTTTGAGGGAGCTTGGTGAAAGTGGTGGTGGGTAGGACAGAGCACGAGTAAGTCTCTGTGTCTTCTAGGTGGGGCAGTGGCCCAGCAGGTCCCAGTGCAGGCCATTCAGGTGCACCAGGCCCCACAGCAAGCGTCTCCCTCTCGCGACAGCAGCACAGACCTCACGCAGACCTCCTCCAGCGGGACAGGTATAGCTTGAAACTCTGTCACCTCTCTGCCCTCCCTCATTCATGAGACCTAGCAGCAGGTGCCCAGGATTATCCATCCTGTAACTAAGGTCAGCAAATTTCTTAATGTGGAGACTGAGGCTTTTGGGTTAACCCTTTCCCTAATCCTTTTGAGAAAGTCAGGTGAGGATGGCTAGTTTTGAATCCCGCCCTGCAGTGGGGCTGTGGATTTCAGGAAGAAATTGGGCACCATTGAGGCCACTCTCCTTCACACTCAGGTGAAAAGCCTGAGGCCCTGAAGGAAGTTCCTTTCCCACAGACACACATTTGCTCAATTGCCAGGAAGGATTGACAGAGCAGTTGTCTCCTTGTGGGAGGGTATCCTAGCTTTTGAGTAATCATAAGTCCCCTCCATGTCTCTAGTCATTTTAGAAATGATgagacattttcaaaataaaattactttgaaGTTCTTGTTAATCACAACCCTGTTACACAAAGTGTGGTCTGTGGAAGGAGGACCAGCATCACGTGGGAGCTTgatagaaatgcagactctcaagCCTCACCCCAAacctattgaatcagaatctgcacttTTAACAAGATCCCCCAGTGACTGTACACACATTAACGTTGGAGAAGTGCTTGTTTAAAAGCTGGTTCTGTTAGCCGCATGttgaggaagagggaggagaagaaCAAATGAGAAATGGGATGTAGGCTCTCTGTCAGAGAAGAGTATCTGAGTCTCCTTGGCTTGGGTCAGTCATTGTAATCTTTGTTTTTCCCAGGGCCTTGGGGTCTTGGAACAAAGCAGATAGATAATCGAATAGCACGATGTGATAGGATACACTGAAAGTTGGTGCGGTTgtgttcaagaaaaaaataaggctTTTCTCAGTTGATGACAGGGAACAGAGGAAGGAGCTTTGTCTAGGTTTCGACCTGGGCAATGGCAGGAGGGCTCTGGAGGCCTGGAGTtcctgggggtgggatgggggctctCAGTCAGCACCAGTCCTGACCTCCCTGACGTGTGTCTGTGTTTGCCAGTGACGTTGCCTGCCACCATCATGACGTCATCTGTGCCCACAACTGTGGGCGGCCACATGATGTACCCCAGCCCCCATGCGGTGATGTATGCACCCACCTCGGGCCTGGCTGATGGCAGCCTCACTGTGCTCAATGCCTTCTCCCAGGCGCCATCCACCATGCAGGTGTCCCACAGCCAGGTCCAGGAGCAAGGTGAGTCAGGGGCAGGGCTGCAGAAAGGAGGACCGTTTCCTCCCTCACACACACGTTCACATGCCTCCCCTCaactcacatgcacacactcaaaCATACCCAAACCAGATGCTTACACATATacctatatgtacacacacatagatGCTGCCACACATACTCACATGCACACTTGACACATTTGGACACTCACCCTTGGGCACTTACATCTGAGATTCACCCAACTTGTGCACTTACCATCACACCTCCAGAATCTGGAAGTTTCTCTTGAGCAAGTGATTTGAGTCTCTCCTGTGGTTATCTCATGCAGGTGGCGTCCCCCAGGTGTTCCTCACAGCACCATCTGGGACAGTGCAGATCCCAGTTTCTGCAGTTCAGCTTCACCAGGTAGGTGGGGGCACCTTCCattccagccagccagccagcctctTCTTTATCTTGACTTGGGGGATTTCATTACTGGGTGGTCCAAGCCAAGATCCTTAGCCGGGAGGCCTGTCCATTTTCCTGGTCAGGCCTGGGtggtgggcaggtgggcaggcaggcagggggcaGCCTGAGCTGGCCGGTCAGTTCcagccccccacctcctccttaCATACCCCCTTCCCTCCAGATGGCTGTGATAGGGCAGCAGGCCGGGAGCAGCAGCAACCTCACCGAATTACAGGTGGTGAACCTGGATGCCGCCCACAGCACCAAGAGTGACTGATCCGCCCTGCCGCCCTGGACAGATGGCCCAAGGGACGGCACCACTTATTTATTGTTGCCTTTTCACGTTTTCTTTACACACATGTTGACGGGCCGcaggagggaggcggggaggagCGTGGGCAGCCACAGGACTGAGCCCTCTCACTCCAGCCAAAGAAATGGGCCAGCCTGCCCTCCACCCCGGCCTCCCGCCCCCTTCCCCCCTCTAGCTCCGCCTCCCATTTTGTTGCCGGTGGGGCTGCCCTCCCTCCTCAGGCTCCCCTTGCCAGCTTGGCTCCATGTTTGCCATGAGTATTAGCTTACCCGATGGGACCGTGCCCCCACCACCATCACACACAGGTCTCTGTGGGACTAGGCACTGTGTCCCCCTGAGGAAGCAGCGGGGTGGAGGGCCTCTCCCCAGTCTCCTTGCTGACCCCATGTCAGCACTGTGTCTGCCACAGGCTGGGTCAAAAGAGCCCACCCCCTGACCCTCAGGGAGCCAGCTGGGGAGATGGGGCTTCTTCCCTCAAGCCGTGCCCGTGGCCCCTACAGCTCCTGAGCAGCGGGGCCTGTGCTCCAGCACAGCAGATTCCCAGGGcgtcctgccctgccctgccctgccctgccctgccctgccgcTCCCTTTGGAACTCCAGGGGCTGCTGGCTTGGAGGGAACCACCCGTGTTCCCCTGTCttcccccctctcctcccagctgctTTACTTAAAGttgattttgaactttttatttgagGAGACGAAGTGAAAAcaaatctataaatatatatttttaaaatatttaacttttttttatggCGTTTTTCTCGTCCCCCTCCCTGCCCAAGCTCCCCTTCCCTGGGGAGCCCTGAGGCTCCCCGGAACTGGCTGGGCCTCTGGGGACAGAGCCACCCCATGAGCTTGGGGCTCGCCAGTGTGGGGGGGAGATTGCCCGGTCCTGGGTTGTTTCCAGGAGAAAACCGGGGGAGGGGCCCTCAGGCCATGCCCCAACGGGGTGGGGAGGGTGACCCACAGCTCTGGGCCTCTTTTTGCCCTTCAGAGCTGTTGctagggagagggaagagggagaccaaatgtgggtggggggtgggagggtgtcAGAGGCAACTGACTTCATTTGTGCCACACGCATGGGCATTGCAGCCTTGCGCGCCCCCAGGCCTGCAGCTGCCTGGGGCCcaagttgcagtgagcagggtggGGTCTGGGAGGGGGCGAGAGGCAGGATTGGGGGGCAGAAGAAATGGGAGCAGCTCTTGGGCTGAGTGTGGGATTAGGGGAGCCAGAAATGGCAGCTCTCCCAGGGAGTGAGCAGCtactgtaactttttaaaattaagacaaaaagccttgaagaaaatgactttatttttctaagtgtAACCTCAGTATTTATGTAATTTGTACAGGGGCCGTGCCCCACCCCCTCTGCCCCCTTTGGGGTAGATCTTGAGGGTGGGCCAACATAGGGGGAGGGTCTTTTACCCTGTGTCAGAGCCTACCTTCACCACCTGTATCAGAGAGGGAGCTTTTTCAAAACAGggcagtggggggtgggtggAGTTTTATTAACCCCTTAAGTCTGCCTTGAGTAGGAACAAGCCTGCTTCTGTGATGAGGTGAAGGGGTGGGGGAAGTTTATACACACAGCCTAATTATCATGGGGATGATTTGCCAACATGTTTGAAAACCTCCGGACCTCTAACCCCCTTTGCTGTCTTGCCCCAGTTTGGGGTGCCAAGATGGAAGCCATCTTTCTGGCTTTCTCCAGAAGATAGCAGGGGACTTATGGGTGGCTTATAGATTGGGGCATGGCAAATCAGGGGTCAGAGAGTGGGGGAGCTTGGGACTCAGGTCTGCAACTGCCCAGCCCCTTTTCTCTACTCTTTGTTTTCACTCCaccatcactcactcactcccctCTCCCTCACGCTGGGGAGGAGACCTTGATGaattcctcctctccttcccacaaAAGACAGACCCAGTGAGTGAATCAGGCAAAGTGCTTATAATGTGTGTTGTGTGAGCGTGGCCTTGGGAGAACATGCGTGCGTCAAGGATGAGGTGGCATTTTTATGTGCAGCGACCCTTGGTGTTtcccttccttggtggctctggggtgtgtgtgtgtgtgtgtgtgtgtgtgtgtgcgcgcgcgcgtgcccgagtgaatgtgtgtgtgcgaATGTGGGGTGTGTATGTTAGTGGTTTCTACTTCCCCTGGGATGCTGACCCAGGAATAGTGGACATGGTCACAGTCCTATGTACAGAGCTTTCTtttgtattaagaaaaaaatactctttCAATAAATGTATCATTTTTGTGCACAGACTGTGGggtctttgcttttgttttcccatATTGGAGCGGGGGAGGTATGAACACAGACGTGCTGAGAAACAAGCGTCTTCTTTAATGAAACGCATGGGTGCTTTGGGCTGTTGAACTCTACTGATTTGAGTTAAGGAACACATCGGGGGTGATGGTTAGGGCCTTTATCTTCAGCCCCAGCTGTGCTAGGTGCTTAGGTCAACACAGAGAGAAGCAATTTTAATTAATAGGAAAAAGAACGCAACCAATCCAAAGCCTCGGGTATGGGAAACTCATGGCCACGTGACCTAGAGCAAACTAAGAGGACAGCCCTAGGATGTGAGTGTGCGTTTCGGTGGGAGACGAAGGCAGATCCAGTAAAGGGCAAGGAGGGCTTCAAAGCCGATACTGGAACAGAAAGGGCAGCCTACGGCTGCGGAGAAACGGGCCACGCTACCACGACCCCTAGGCTCCGCGGGCAGCGCGCCCCCAGACGCGGGAACTACGCATGCTCCGCCGGCGCACCGTGCCGCCGCCGCGCTCAGCTATGGGCCGCGGTGGGACCCGTAGCCGCCCGGCCGTGCGCGCACTGGCGGCGTGACCCGGAAGGGAGCCGCGGAGGAGGCGGGGCCAGCACTGCGGGACCGGCGCCGGGCCCCAGCCAGGGCCGAGCCgggaggtgggaggtgagaggagaGTTCTGCGccctccccgcccctgccccgtCCCTTCCCCGGTTCCTTGCCCACTCTCCGTGGCGCTGACGACAGGAGCCAGGTCTTGCCGAGATTCGCTCGGTCCGGTCAGCCTCCTCCGACCGCGCCCCCCCACCTCCTCCGCCCCCCAAGCCCGTTCTCCGGCGGGTGCTGGCCTCCCCCACCGCTCCTGCTGGCTTGCAAGCTCGGGTCTGACCTGCCACCTACGCCTACCTGCTGTCTCATCCCCGCAACCAAGACTTCGCCTCCCCATCTCAGTTTATTTC contains:
- the SRF gene encoding serum response factor, which gives rise to MLPSQAGAAAALGRGSALGGSLNRTPTGRPGGGGGGTRGANGGRVPGNGAGLGPGRLEREAAAAATTTPAPTAGALYSGSEGDSESGEEEELGAERRGLKRSLSEMELGVVVGGPEAAAAATGGYGPVSGAVSGAKPGKKTRGRVKIKMEFIDNKLRRYTTFSKRKTGIMKKAYELSTLTGTQVLLLVASETGHVYTFATRKLQPMITSETGKALIQTCLNSPDSPPRSDPTTDQRMSATGFEETDLTYQVSESDSSGETKDTLKPAFTVTNLPGTTSTIQTAPSTSTTMQVSSGPSFPITNYLAPVSASVSPSAVSSANGTVLKSTGSGPVSSGGLMQLPTSFTLMPGGAVAQQVPVQAIQVHQAPQQASPSRDSSTDLTQTSSSGTVTLPATIMTSSVPTTVGGHMMYPSPHAVMYAPTSGLADGSLTVLNAFSQAPSTMQVSHSQVQEQGGVPQVFLTAPSGTVQIPVSAVQLHQMAVIGQQAGSSSNLTELQVVNLDAAHSTKSD